One genomic segment of Actinoplanes ianthinogenes includes these proteins:
- a CDS encoding family 2B encapsulin nanocompartment shell protein: protein MATPTQSEIRDDEQEQRRQSLSTAAARNLTTTTKTVPQMQEISSRWLLRKLPWVQVSGGAFRVNRRMTYRIGDGRLSFTNVGAQVRVIPGELRELSVLSEFDEAEVLAAMADKFVQQEYQPGQVIVEFGSVADHVYLIAHGKVNKVGVGNYGDPVNLGVLADGEAFGEYSLTDDQRIWDYTAKAMTAVTLLAMPRSAFTALLGQSDRLRAHVDRFRAKNRRPQNKHGEAAISVAAGHTGEPQLDGTYVDYEQSPREYELSVAQTILRVHTRVADLYNDPMNQLEQQLRLTVEALRERQEYEIVNNREFGLLHNADLRQRIHTRSGPPTPDDLDELLSMRRATKMFVAHPQAIAAFGRECTKRGIYPPMVEHDGGTFLSWRGVPILPCGKIPVTETHTTSILAMRTGEADQGVVGLHQTGIPDEYQPSLSVRFMGIDEQAIMSYLVSAYYSAAVLVPDALGILDHVELSH from the coding sequence GTGGCCACTCCCACGCAGTCCGAGATTCGGGACGACGAGCAGGAGCAACGGCGGCAGAGCCTGAGCACGGCGGCGGCCCGGAACCTGACGACCACCACCAAGACGGTTCCGCAGATGCAGGAGATCAGCTCGCGCTGGCTGCTGCGCAAGCTGCCGTGGGTGCAGGTGTCCGGCGGCGCCTTCCGGGTGAACCGGCGGATGACCTACCGGATCGGCGACGGCCGGCTCAGCTTCACCAACGTCGGCGCCCAGGTCCGGGTGATCCCCGGCGAGCTGCGCGAGCTCTCCGTGCTCAGCGAGTTCGACGAGGCCGAGGTGCTGGCCGCGATGGCCGACAAGTTCGTGCAGCAGGAGTACCAGCCGGGTCAGGTGATCGTCGAGTTCGGCTCGGTCGCCGACCACGTCTACCTGATCGCGCACGGCAAGGTGAACAAGGTCGGCGTCGGCAACTACGGCGACCCGGTCAACCTCGGCGTGCTGGCCGACGGCGAGGCGTTCGGCGAGTACTCGCTCACCGACGATCAGCGGATCTGGGACTACACCGCCAAGGCGATGACGGCGGTGACCCTGCTGGCCATGCCGCGGTCGGCGTTCACCGCCCTGCTCGGGCAGAGCGACCGGTTGCGGGCGCACGTCGACCGGTTCCGGGCCAAGAACCGCCGGCCGCAGAACAAGCACGGCGAGGCGGCGATCTCGGTCGCGGCCGGGCACACCGGCGAGCCGCAGCTGGACGGCACGTACGTGGACTACGAGCAGAGCCCGCGGGAGTACGAGCTGAGCGTCGCGCAGACCATCCTGCGGGTGCACACCCGGGTCGCCGACCTCTACAACGATCCGATGAACCAGCTGGAGCAGCAGCTCCGGCTGACCGTCGAGGCGCTGCGCGAGCGCCAGGAGTACGAGATCGTCAACAACCGCGAGTTCGGCCTGCTGCACAACGCCGACCTGCGGCAGCGCATTCACACCCGGAGCGGGCCGCCCACCCCGGACGACCTGGACGAGCTGCTGAGCATGCGGCGGGCCACCAAGATGTTCGTGGCGCACCCGCAGGCGATCGCGGCGTTCGGCCGGGAGTGCACGAAGCGCGGGATCTACCCGCCGATGGTGGAGCACGACGGCGGCACGTTCCTGTCCTGGCGCGGGGTGCCGATCCTGCCGTGCGGCAAGATCCCGGTGACCGAGACGCACACCACCTCGATCCTGGCGATGCGGACCGGGGAGGCGGACCAGGGCGTGGTCGGACTGCACCAGACCGGGATCCCGGACGAGTACCAGCCGAGCCTGTCGGTGCGGTTCATGGGGATCGACGAGCAGGCGATCATGTCCTACCTGGTCAGCGCCTACTACTCGGCGGCGGTGCTGGTGCCGGACGCGCTGGGCATCCTGGACCACGTCGAGCTGTCGCACTGA